Proteins from one Phocoena sinus isolate mPhoSin1 chromosome 8, mPhoSin1.pri, whole genome shotgun sequence genomic window:
- the NLRP10 gene encoding LOW QUALITY PROTEIN: NACHT, LRR and PYD domains-containing protein 10 (The sequence of the model RefSeq protein was modified relative to this genomic sequence to represent the inferred CDS: inserted 8 bases in 6 codons; deleted 5 bases in 3 codons; substituted 3 bases at 3 genomic stop codons) — MYREHVHGLEERQEGGIXGGYHQLLLVAAPSSGSPASSACLPQXHCDSVTVEALLDPGGKSSQVPPIVVLQGSAGMGKTTLAXKMVLDWTTGTLYLGQLDDVFYVSCREVVQLLFWRCGENQAPVTETLRQLEWLLFILDDCDELQRPFAERLKRPRSSPTEDVLHLLLRRNANAPRSALLVTTWVLALXNLESLLREPPHVHILXEKPERRRYFNSYFTDKEQARNALDIVQRNDVLXQXGICCVVCSWLKGQRERGREVLEMPGNCTDIFMAYVSTFLLHSAPGVCSELTRDKVLRXLCPLAAEGIVFEEGDVRKHSLDGLSLAAFVSSNSYQEGFDIKKYSFYRISLXEFFHAMSYLVEEDRSQLAGGECCREVNRLLDEKKQTGREAMALSMQFLLDISKKEGSSNWELKFCLKISPSIKQDLKCLKERVDSIKHFRTWDLEFSLYECKVKGLIKGVQMSDVSFKMEHFSEKKFHRRNSFSVKTSLSNGQKEKKSPIVGKSNRAGIQKSTSNGKGRGTEELETRRGPQGLCRHRKPTPTQQLLRKADAASDPQCPFL, encoded by the exons ATGTACCGAGAGCATGTGCACGGCCTAGAGGAGCGGCAAGAAGGGGGCA AGGGCGGCTACCACCAGCTGCTCCTGGTGGCCGCGCCCAGCTCAGGGAGCCCAGCGTCATCCGCCTGTCTGCCCC CCCACTGTGACTCTGTCACAGTGGAGGCTCTATTAGATCCAGGGGGAAAGTCCTCCCAGGTCCCACCCATAGTGGTGCTACAGGGGTCGGCTGGCATGGGAAAGACAACACTGG AGAAAATGGTGCTGGACTGGACCACTGGCACCCTGTATCTGGGCCAGTTGGATGATGTCTTTTATGTGAGCTGCAGAGAAGTGGTCCAGCTCCTCTTCTGGCGTTGTGGGGAAAATCAAGCGCCCGTCACAGAGACTCTGAGGCAGCTGGAGTGGCTCCTGTTCATCCTGGATGACTGTGATGAGCTGCAGAGG CCCTTTGCAGAGAGGTTGAAGAGGCCGAGGTCCAGTCCCACGGAGGATGTGCTGCACCTTCTGTTGAGGAGGAACGCTAATGCTCCCAGGTCTGCCCTTCTCGTCACCACCTGGGTGCTGGCTTTGTGAAATCTGGAGTCCTTGCTGAGAGAACCACCCCATGTCCACATCCT AGAGAAGCCTGAGAGGAGGAGGTATTTCAACTCCTACTTCACAGATAAGGAGCAAGCCAGAAATGCCCTTGACATTGTACAAAGAAATGATGTTCTCTAACA AGGCATTTGCTGCGTGGTCTGCTCCTGGCTGAAGGGGCAGAGAGAGCGAGGCAGAGAGGTCTTGGAGATGCCCGGTAATTGTACTGACATCTTCATGGCCTACGTCTCCACCTTTCTGCTCCACAGTGCCCCTGGGGTCTGCTCTGAGCTTACCCGGGACAAGGTCCTGA GGCTGTGCCCCTTGGCAGCTGAGGGCATCGTGTTTGAAGAAGGTGACGTCAGGAAGCACAGTTTAGATGGGCTCAGCCTTGCTGCTTTCGTGAGCAGCAACAGCTACCAAGAGGGATTTGACATCAAGAAGTACAGCTTTTACCGCATTAGCTTATAGGAATTTTTTCATGCCATGTCCTACCTGGTGGAAGAGGACCGGAGCCAGCTGGCG GGGGGAGAGTGCTGCAGAGAAGTGAATAGGCTGCTAGATGAAAAGAAGCAGACAGGGCGTGAGGCGATGGCCCTCAGTATGCAGTTTTTATTGGACATATCGAAAAAAGAGGGCTCCTCGAACTGGGAGCTAAAGTTCTGCCTCAAAATTTCTCCCTCGATAAAGCAGGATCTGAAGTGCCTCAAAGAACGAGTGGATTCTATAAAGCATTTCAGGACTTGGGATTTGGAATTCTCCCTGTACGAATGTAAAGTAAAGGGTTTGATAAAGGGTGTTCAGATGAGTGATGTATCGTTTAAGATGGAACAT TTCAGTGAAAAGAAATTCCATAGAAGGAACTCATTTTCTGTCAAAACCAGCTTGAGTAATGGaca aaaggagaaaaaaagtccaATTGTGGGCAAAAGTAATAGAGCAGGGATCCAAAAGTCAACGTCTAATGGAAAAGGCAGAGGGACAGAGGAACTAGAGACAAGGAG
- the EIF3F gene encoding eukaryotic translation initiation factor 3 subunit F, with the protein MATPAVPPSTPPAAPTETPAAASDPAPAPAPASVSAPAPAPVPAATPAPASSSDPAAAAATTAAPGQTPASAPAPAQAPAQSLPGPALPGPFPGGRVVRLHPVILASIVDSYERRNEGAARVIGTLLGTVDKHSVEVTNCFSVPHNESEDEVAVDMEFAKNMYELHKKVSPNELILGWYATGHDITEHSVLIHEYYSREAPNPIHLTVDTSLQNGRMSIKAYVSTLMGVPGRTMGVMFTPLTVKYAYYDTERIGVDLIMKTCFSPNRVIGLSSDLQQVGGASARIQDALSTVLQYAEGVLSGKVSADNTVGRFLMSLVNQVPKIVPEDFETMLNSNINDLLMVTYLANLTQSQIALNEKLVNL; encoded by the exons ATGGCCACACCGGCGGTACCGCCGAGCACGCCTCCCGCCGCCCCAACCGAAACCCCGGCTGCGGCCTCAGACCCGGCCCCggctccagccccagcctcagTCTCAGCGCCGGCTCCAGCGCCGGTTCCAGCTGCAACGCCGGCTCCAGCCTCATCCTCAGACCCGGCGGCAGCAGCGGCTACGACCGCGGCTCCGGGCCAGACCCCGGCCTCAGCGCCAGCCCCAGCGCAGGCCCCGGCACAGTCGCTGCCTGGTCCGGCTCTCCCAGGCCCCTTCCCTGGCGGTCGCGTGGTCCGGCTGCACCCGGTCATTTTGGCCTCCATCGTGGACAGCTACGAGCGACGCAACGAGGGCGCTGCCCGAGTCATCGGGACCCTGCTGG GAACCGTCGACAAGCACTCAGTGGAAGTCACCAACTGCTTTTCAGTGCCGCACAATGAGTCAGAAGATGAG GTGGCTGTTGACATGGAATTTGCTAAGAACATGTATGAATTGCACAAGAAAGTCTCTCCAAATGAGCTCATCCTGGGCTG GTATGCTACGGGCCATGACATCACAGAGCACTCCGTGCTGATCCATGAGTACTACAGCCGGGAAGCCCCCAACCCCATTCACCTCACAGTGGACACGAGCCTGCAGAACGGCCGCATGAGCATTAAGGCCTACGTCAG CACTTTAATGGGTGTTCCTGGGAGGACCATGGGGGTGATGTTCACCCCTCTGACGGTGAAATACGCATATTATGACACTGAACGCATTGGAG TTGACCTGATCATGAAGACCTGTTTTAGCCCCAACCGGGTAATCGGCCTCTCCAGTGACTTGCAGCAAGTGGGAGGGGCATCGGCCCGCATCCAGGATGCCCTCAGCACGGTGTTGCAGTACGCGGAGGGCGTGCTG TCTGGAAAGGTGTCAGCTGACAATACCGTGGGCcgcttcttgatgagtctggttaaccAAGTACCCAAAATAGTTCCTGAGGACTTCGAGACCATGCTCAACAGCAACATCAAC GACCTGCTGATGGTGACCTACCTGGCCAATCTCACGCAGTCACAAATTGCCCTCAATGAGAAACTTGTGAACCTGTGA